One part of the Paramormyrops kingsleyae isolate MSU_618 chromosome 2, PKINGS_0.4, whole genome shotgun sequence genome encodes these proteins:
- the tor2a gene encoding prosalusin has translation MARSVNAPFMLVLFLVLSCSPFSVVYAIQMNMKSVYCTMSNNCDCDFNPDIKGLEWDLYKNLYGQPLAQEVVSEAVAGFLQMESPDRPLVLSFHGASGTGKTLVSSMVGRHLYGAAMGSPYIHQFIPTLHFPKADMAHQYKMELRRWVEGNLTACARSIFIFDEMENMPPGVIDVLVPFLGPDHVLFQTNYRKAMYIFMSTTGEEIINQLTLKTKLKGQDRDDIRLRDLEASLAQAVFNNPNSGFYQSQIIPAKLITFYVPFLPLSRHHVERCARRELCQRGACQRADVAEAVGRAVSYTVHDGQHFSSTGCKSVIAKVNLFL, from the exons ATGGCGCGCTCCGTTAATGCACCTTTCATGCTAGTTTTATTTTTGGTACTTTCCTGTAGTCCTTTTTCGGTGGTGTATGCTATTCAAATGAATATGAAATCAGTTTACTGCACAATGTCGAACAATTGCGACTGTGACTTTAATCCAGATATAAAAG GTTTAGAATGGGACCTCTACAAAAATTTGTACGGGCAGCCCCTGGCGCAGGAGGTGGTCTCGGAGGCTGTGGCTGGCTTCTTGCAGATGGAGAGCCCCGACCGGCCACTGGTGCTGTCCTTCCACGGGGCCTCTGGGACAGGCAAGACGCTGGTCAGCTCCATGGTGGGCCGTCACCTGTATGGCGCAGCAATGGGCAGCCCCTACATTCACCAGTTCATCCCCACCTTGCACTTTCCTAAGGCTGACATGGCACATCAGTATAAG atggAGCTGAGGCGCTGGGTAGAGGGTAACCTCACCGCTTGTGCTCGCTCCATTTTCATCTTTGATGAGATGGAGAACATGCCCCCTGGCGTGATCGACGTGCTGGTGCCTTTTCTGGGACCCGACCATGTCCTGTTCCAGACCAACTACCGCAAGGCCATGTACATCTTCATGAG CACGACTGGGGAGGAGATCATCAACCAGCTGACCCTTAAGACCAAGCTAAAGGGGCAGGATCGGGACGACATCCGCCTTAGGGATCTGGAAGCTTCCCTCGCACAAGCTGTGTTTAACAACCCGAACA GTGGATTCTATCAGTCGCAGATCATCCCAGCGAAGCTCATCACCTTCTATGTGCCCTTTCTGCCTCTGAGCCGGCACCATGTGGAGCGCTGTGCCCGGCGAGAGCTGTGCCAGCGCGGGGCATGCCAGCGCGCCGATGTAGCTGAAGCGGTGGGACGTGCAGTCAGCTATACCGTACATGATGGCCAGCATTTCTCCAGCACTGGCTGCAAGTCGGTCATAGCCAAAGTCAACCTCTTCCTTTGA
- the sh2d3cb gene encoding SH2 domain containing 3Cb isoform X4, with amino-acid sequence MDIRGEYVKFSKERYLLDTPPEKLRKELEEELKRSSDDMSSHGWYHGLMPREVSETLVLRNGDFLIRDSLTSMGDYVLTSRWNHKVLHFVIGKVLEESGTFRPRVQYQLGRESFDSVAALIHFYVGSQKPLSQESGAHIYCPINRTLPLRILEAAFTVTLKQDPVSPLSSLRRTFIQKQGVALDDRPRTLLAMPHRLSSSMDQIQMIRSPLSPLGEYVPSTAYNTISHHRSPSASKLFNASPQSPDSHCSSQHRLCPGPVASPYSSLKISKPHPSKAPVLPSEGYEEGYDVLEHSRGVFSVPLVEKESSFKPGQYRSLLMPAENKPLEASILKRVKELLTEVDARTAAWHITKADCMVARILNVSEEMRQKMAVSSGLELLTLPHGQQLRLDLWERFHTMSFMMAAELLGCTGSREERAAFLFKAILLASELKSSQGNMFGFATIMRALELRQVKRLEQTWMTLRQKHTEGAILYEKKLKPYLKSMNEGSLEECMPSDTTFPHVVPLLSLLERGVAVGEEAELWEYTDMGVDVVMSHLETARTMAQHGEVYCSNAQTKLQGFQERPELLEIFLTEFQMRLLWGSRGVVASQTERYQKFDKVLTALSYKLEPPGGQRVERT; translated from the exons ATGGACATCAGAGGTGAATATGTTAAG TTCTCCAAGGAGAGGTACCTGCTTGACACCCCACCTGAGAAGCTTCGGAAGGAGCTAGAGGAGGAACTGAAGCGGAGCAGCGATGATATGAGCAGTCATGGCTGGTACCATGGCCTCATGCCCCGAGAG GTGTCAGAGACGCTGGTCCTACGGAATGGAGACTTCCTGATACGGGACTCACTCACAAGCATGGGGGACTATGTACTGACCAGCCGCTGGAACCACAAGGTTCTGCACTTCGTCATTGGCAAAGTTCTGGAGGAGTCCGGCACCTTTCGCCCTCGGGTCCAGTACCAGCTGGGGAGGGAGAGCTTTGACTCCGTAGCTGCCCTCATCCACTTCTATGTGGGAAGTCAAAAGCCCCTGTCACAGGAGAGCGGTGCACACATCTACTGCCCCATCAACCGGACCCTTCCCCTGCGCATTCTGGAGGCAGCCTTCACCGTGACCCTCAAGCAAGACCCAGTCAGCCCCTTATCTAGCTTGAGGAGAACGTTTATCCAGAAGCAAGGTGTCGCCCTGGATGACAGGCCCAGGACACTGCTGGCCATGCCTCACAG ACTATCCAGCAGCATGGATCAGATCCAGATGATACGATCTCCACTGTCACCTCTTGGAGAGTATGTTCCCTCTACGGCCTACAATACCA TCTCCCACCATAGAAGTCCATCTGCCAGTAAGTTGTTCAACGCCTCGCCCCAGTCGCCGGACTCGCATTGCTCCAGCCAGCACAGACTCTGCCCAGGGCCCGTAGCCAGTCCCTACTCCTCCCTAAAGATCTCCAAGCCCCACCCTTCCAAAGCACCTGTCCTACCCAGTGAAGGCTATGAGGAGGGCTATGACGTGCTGGAGCATAGCAGAGGGGTCTTCAGTGTCCCGCTGGTGGAGAAGGAGTCGTCCTTCAAACCCGGACAGTACAGGTCACTGCTGATGCCCGCAGAGAACAAACCTCTGGAGGCAAGCATCCTGAAGAGGGTGAAGGAGCTGCTGACCGAAGTCGATGCCAGGACCGCCGCCTGGCACATCACCAAGGCAGACTGCATG GTTGCTAGGATACTGAACGTTTCTGAGGAGATGCGGCAGAAGATGGCAGTGAGTTCTGGTCTGGAGCTGCTGACTCTCCCACATGGACAACAGCTCCGCCTGGACTTGTGGGAAAG ATTCCACACCATGTCATTTATGATGGCAGCTGAACTGCTAGGCTGCACTGGGAGCCGGGAAGAGAGGGCTGCTTTTCTCTTCAAGGCTATCCTGCTGGCCTCCGAGCTCAAGAGCAGCCAGGGCAACATGTTCGGCTTTGCCACGATCATGAGAGCGCTGGAGCTACGCCAG GTCAAGAGGTTGGAGCAGACTTGGATGACACTCCGGCAGAAGCACACAGAGGGAGCTATCCTGTATGAAAAGAAACTCAAACCTTACCTAAAGAGCATGAATGAAGGCAGTCTAG AAGAGTGCATGCCCTCTGACACCACCTTCCCTCACGTGGTGCCGCTGCTGTCTCTGCTGGAGAGGGGAGTGGCTGTGGGCGAGGAGGCGGAGCTTTGGGAGTACACAGACATGGGAGTGGACGTGGTAATGAGTCACCTGGAAACAGCACGTACAATGGCACAACACGGGGAAGTCTACTGCAGCAACGCCCAGACCAAGCTGCAGG GGTTTCAGGAGCGGCCGGAGCTGCTGGAGATCTTCCTTACGGAGTTCCAGATGCGTTTGCTGTGGGGCAGCCGGGGAGTGGTGGCAAGCCAGACAGAGCGTTACCAGAAATTTGACAAGGTCCTGACAGCCCTGTCCTACAAGCTGGAGCCCCCTGGTGGGCAAAGGGTGGAAAGAACCTGA
- the sh2d3cb gene encoding SH2 domain containing 3Cb isoform X3, translating to MGLSHLPMDIRGEYVKFSKERYLLDTPPEKLRKELEEELKRSSDDMSSHGWYHGLMPREVSETLVLRNGDFLIRDSLTSMGDYVLTSRWNHKVLHFVIGKVLEESGTFRPRVQYQLGRESFDSVAALIHFYVGSQKPLSQESGAHIYCPINRTLPLRILEAAFTVTLKQDPVSPLSSLRRTFIQKQGVALDDRPRTLLAMPHRLSSSMDQIQMIRSPLSPLGEYVPSTAYNTISHHRSPSASKLFNASPQSPDSHCSSQHRLCPGPVASPYSSLKISKPHPSKAPVLPSEGYEEGYDVLEHSRGVFSVPLVEKESSFKPGQYRSLLMPAENKPLEASILKRVKELLTEVDARTAAWHITKADCMVARILNVSEEMRQKMAVSSGLELLTLPHGQQLRLDLWERFHTMSFMMAAELLGCTGSREERAAFLFKAILLASELKSSQGNMFGFATIMRALELRQVKRLEQTWMTLRQKHTEGAILYEKKLKPYLKSMNEGSLEECMPSDTTFPHVVPLLSLLERGVAVGEEAELWEYTDMGVDVVMSHLETARTMAQHGEVYCSNAQTKLQGFQERPELLEIFLTEFQMRLLWGSRGVVASQTERYQKFDKVLTALSYKLEPPGGQRVERT from the exons ATGGGTTTGAG CCACCTGCCAATGGACATCAGAGGTGAATATGTTAAG TTCTCCAAGGAGAGGTACCTGCTTGACACCCCACCTGAGAAGCTTCGGAAGGAGCTAGAGGAGGAACTGAAGCGGAGCAGCGATGATATGAGCAGTCATGGCTGGTACCATGGCCTCATGCCCCGAGAG GTGTCAGAGACGCTGGTCCTACGGAATGGAGACTTCCTGATACGGGACTCACTCACAAGCATGGGGGACTATGTACTGACCAGCCGCTGGAACCACAAGGTTCTGCACTTCGTCATTGGCAAAGTTCTGGAGGAGTCCGGCACCTTTCGCCCTCGGGTCCAGTACCAGCTGGGGAGGGAGAGCTTTGACTCCGTAGCTGCCCTCATCCACTTCTATGTGGGAAGTCAAAAGCCCCTGTCACAGGAGAGCGGTGCACACATCTACTGCCCCATCAACCGGACCCTTCCCCTGCGCATTCTGGAGGCAGCCTTCACCGTGACCCTCAAGCAAGACCCAGTCAGCCCCTTATCTAGCTTGAGGAGAACGTTTATCCAGAAGCAAGGTGTCGCCCTGGATGACAGGCCCAGGACACTGCTGGCCATGCCTCACAG ACTATCCAGCAGCATGGATCAGATCCAGATGATACGATCTCCACTGTCACCTCTTGGAGAGTATGTTCCCTCTACGGCCTACAATACCA TCTCCCACCATAGAAGTCCATCTGCCAGTAAGTTGTTCAACGCCTCGCCCCAGTCGCCGGACTCGCATTGCTCCAGCCAGCACAGACTCTGCCCAGGGCCCGTAGCCAGTCCCTACTCCTCCCTAAAGATCTCCAAGCCCCACCCTTCCAAAGCACCTGTCCTACCCAGTGAAGGCTATGAGGAGGGCTATGACGTGCTGGAGCATAGCAGAGGGGTCTTCAGTGTCCCGCTGGTGGAGAAGGAGTCGTCCTTCAAACCCGGACAGTACAGGTCACTGCTGATGCCCGCAGAGAACAAACCTCTGGAGGCAAGCATCCTGAAGAGGGTGAAGGAGCTGCTGACCGAAGTCGATGCCAGGACCGCCGCCTGGCACATCACCAAGGCAGACTGCATG GTTGCTAGGATACTGAACGTTTCTGAGGAGATGCGGCAGAAGATGGCAGTGAGTTCTGGTCTGGAGCTGCTGACTCTCCCACATGGACAACAGCTCCGCCTGGACTTGTGGGAAAG ATTCCACACCATGTCATTTATGATGGCAGCTGAACTGCTAGGCTGCACTGGGAGCCGGGAAGAGAGGGCTGCTTTTCTCTTCAAGGCTATCCTGCTGGCCTCCGAGCTCAAGAGCAGCCAGGGCAACATGTTCGGCTTTGCCACGATCATGAGAGCGCTGGAGCTACGCCAG GTCAAGAGGTTGGAGCAGACTTGGATGACACTCCGGCAGAAGCACACAGAGGGAGCTATCCTGTATGAAAAGAAACTCAAACCTTACCTAAAGAGCATGAATGAAGGCAGTCTAG AAGAGTGCATGCCCTCTGACACCACCTTCCCTCACGTGGTGCCGCTGCTGTCTCTGCTGGAGAGGGGAGTGGCTGTGGGCGAGGAGGCGGAGCTTTGGGAGTACACAGACATGGGAGTGGACGTGGTAATGAGTCACCTGGAAACAGCACGTACAATGGCACAACACGGGGAAGTCTACTGCAGCAACGCCCAGACCAAGCTGCAGG GGTTTCAGGAGCGGCCGGAGCTGCTGGAGATCTTCCTTACGGAGTTCCAGATGCGTTTGCTGTGGGGCAGCCGGGGAGTGGTGGCAAGCCAGACAGAGCGTTACCAGAAATTTGACAAGGTCCTGACAGCCCTGTCCTACAAGCTGGAGCCCCCTGGTGGGCAAAGGGTGGAAAGAACCTGA